Proteins co-encoded in one Zonotrichia albicollis isolate bZonAlb1 chromosome 30, bZonAlb1.hap1, whole genome shotgun sequence genomic window:
- the LOC141725491 gene encoding cyclic AMP-responsive element-binding protein 3-like protein 4: MEAPELPEPDGLFPDPASLPVPVLGFQILTLPEDDGSGTEELLGLTVNPDIACGLGTGPEPPRPEGPPPVLLEVVCDLSAPLHPSLLPGVQLAPQPDPQPALRLTEEEQRLLAQEGVTLPGALPLTQAQERLLKKVRRKIRNKQSAQDSRRRKKEYLDELESRAAACSALNQELRKKVQELETSNGSLLRQLQALIKETSTKPAQTGTCVLILFLSLGLILLPSSSPFRRDGNRDGLGPTGVISRNILTRREPGAAAEFPFPRWMSGPEPGPGAEDGAGEGPGDGIPALQRDPGTNSSRQDAGTGGTRGHGDEM, translated from the exons ATGGAGGCACCGGAGCTCCCGGAGCCCGACGGGCTCTTCCCGGATCCCGCCTCGCTCCCGGTGCCGGTGCTGGGCTTCCAGATCTTGACGCTCCCGGAGGATGAT GGCAGCggcacagaggagctgctggggctgacggTGAACCCCGACATCGCCTGCGGGCTCGGCACCGGGCCGGAGCCGCCCCGGCCCGAGGGGCCCCCGCCGGTGCTGCTGGAGGTGGTTTGTGACCTCAGCGCGCCCCTGCACCCCTCGCTGCTCCCCGGCGTGCAGCTGGCCCCGCAGCCCGACCCCCAGCCCGCG CTCCGGCTGACGGAGGAGGAGCAgcggctgctggcacaggaggggGTGACCCTGCCCGGGGCGCTGCCCCTCACCCAG GCCCAGGAGCGGCTCCTGAAAAAGGTGCGGAGAAAGATCCGGAACAAACAATCGGCGCAGGACAGccggaggaggaagaaggaataCCTGGACGAGCTGGAGAGCAG GGCGGCCGCGTGCTCGGCACTGAACCAGGAGCTGCGGAAAAAGGTGCAGGAGCTGGAAACGAGCAACGG GTCTCTCCTGCGGCAGCTCCAGGCGCTGATCAAGGAAACCTCCACCAAGCCCGCTCAGACCGGCACCTGTGTCCTG ATCCTGTTCCTGTCGCTGGggctgatcctgctgcccagctccagcccgtTCCGCCGGGACGGAAACCGGGACGGCCTCGGGCCCACCGGAG TGATCTCCAGGAACATCCTGACGAGGCGGGAACCGGGAGCGGCCGCGGAATTCCCGTTCCCCCGGTGGATGTCGGGGCCAGAGCCGGGACCGGGAGCGGAGGACGGAGCCGGGGAGGGGCCTGGGGATGGAATTCCCGCCCTCCAAAGGGATCCGGGCACCAATTCCTCCAGGCAGGAcgcggggacaggagggacacggggacacggggatgaGATGTGA